The Pongo abelii isolate AG06213 chromosome 19, NHGRI_mPonAbe1-v2.0_pri, whole genome shotgun sequence genome includes the window AAGAACAAAAgagtatgaattttaaaattagactgcttggggccaggtgcggtggctcacacctgtaatcccactttgagaggccaaggtgggcagattacaaggtcaggaactcgagaccagactcgccaacatggtgaaaccccgtctttactaaagatataaaaaattagccaggcgtggtggcgcgcgcctgtaatcccagctactcgggaggctgaggcaggagaatcgcttgaactcaggaggcagaggttgcagtgagccgagattgtgccattgcactccagcctgggaggcaggacgAGACTcttgtctcggaaaaaaaaattagactgctTGGGTATAAATTGGAGCCCTGTCATTAAGTAGATGcatgatttttaataaatttttaaatttctatgcattggttttattgttttataaacaaTTGTATAATCACACCTTTGCAGAGTTtgcaaaaaaagacatacacagAAAGCCTCGATAGCTCAGTGTCTGCCACAGAGCTGGGAGAAACAGATGTGTACTCCCATTTTACAAACACAGGTAGAGGAAGTGCCTTGCCCGAGGCCAGGGTTGAATTCTGCCTTCACCCATTTTGTCAGCAACACACTGGTGGAGAAGAGAGCTCTGGTGGGTGCTGTTCTCAGGCAGGCTCAGAAGTGGGCGGGAACATAGATACAGCTCCCACAGGGCTGTTTCTGCCACAGACATGGACATCTCGCTGCCTAATGAAGTTCTATGCTGTGGTGGCCGCCTCACCTGCATCTTGGGAGAGCCACAAGATTGCAGAGAGGATAGAACAGAGGATCCCGAACTCCAACCCTGTCATGGAAGCTTTTGGTGAGCTTGGGCTCCTTTGCACAGTATCTCAGTCCCATTTCCTCTGGGATTTTCCACCTTCCAGGGAGAGGGGCAGTGCTTTGAGACCCTCTCTTGGGTGGGGTTGGAGGATGAGTGTATCCTTCACTGCCTCAGATCCCCAACCTCTCCCTGGTACTCCTCAGCATCATTCTAACAGAGGTAATGTCGTTCAGTCCTCTTCCTCGCTCCAGCCTAGGCACACATAACAGTCTTGCTGGAGAAGACCTGGTGGCTTAGCTCGTCCAAATTCTGTCCTTCTATCCAGTTTCCTGATGGTTCAATGAAGGGCACTTGTTAAGGGATACAAGGTGATTAGTGTGTGTGTTGGCACTGGAACCCAGATGTGCCTTCCTGTCTAAAGTCAGTAGTGACAGCTGATTGTTTTTGACCTTTCCCTTCAAAGAAAGGTCCCTGACTGCCTAGGCTTGCTCATTCCAATTTCTTGCCGGGAAGTTTTTCTAACTCGCCTGAATCCCACTTGCTAAAGTGTGAGGGCCCATTTTCTAGTCCAGTCCCCTATGACATGAAAACCAACAAAGGGGCCTTTAGGTGACTTGAGCACAGGAACATGACCTCCAGAGACCTGCAGCCACCTTGGCTTATGAGGACTCTGCAAACCCAGGGGAGTGAAATAAACATAGGTGTGATCTGTAGGGAATGCGTGTACGCTGAGGAATAACAACAGCAGTCGCTTTGGGAAGTTCATCCAGCTCCAGCTGAACAGGTAATAGCTGCTGTCGCCCTGGCTAGTGGGAGGACGGGATTGGGGAGGTTGAAAGTGGCTGGGGCAGTATCTGGCCTGGGCCACCCCTCTGGGCAAAAACCCTGCTCCTCCTGGTGCATGCCCTTTACCTCAGGTGTGATCTTTGCACCTGGAGAACTATAGCTCCTCTCCCCTTGGTGAACCCCGGGGCAGTGCGCTTATTCAGGCTTGGGTTCCTCCTGTCTTCTACTCTTGCTCAGGGACTTCTAGCTAAATTGCCACCTCTTTGGACCATATCCCTGAGCTTGAAGCTGGGACTTCGACTCCTGTCTTGGGGTAGAGCAAAGTGATGTGCAGAGGCCTTGGCCCTGTCCGCCTGAGCTAGATGCAGGGGAATATTCCAGGACACCCAAGGACATTCTGAGTGGTCCCCACCCCTCAATGCCCATTGGCTAAGTGGAAGAGCTTGGCGGGGAGTTGCCAGGTGGCAGGCAATCTGGCACACCCAAATTGGGCTATGGAATGAATGGGCAACTAACGGGCTCTGGCCTGTGTGTACCCCAGGGCTCAGCAAATGACTGGAGCCGCAGTCCAGACCTACCTCCTAGAGAAAACTCGAGTGGCCTGCCAGGCTTCCAGTGAGAGGAACTTCCACATATTCTATCAGGTTTGTGCCAAATGGGGCCTACAGCGCCCCAGCTGCGGGACAGGGATGGGTCCATGTTTTTTAACCCCCCACCCCCTAGAATGCTCCATGCCTGGCTCCTTCACCTAGCTTTTGATGGAGCCACCACTTTCTCCTGCAGACTTCACATGCAACACTTCTGCCTCACACTGCACCTTGACTCCCAGCACAGTTGTGGCCTGGGGGTATGTTTTACCTCCTCCATCAGACCAGAAGGTCCTTGAGGCTGGGACTGTATCTCTAGGGTGGAAGCTGTGTCACTCTTATCATTCTAAGGGCTCTCCTAGAATGGCATCTGTCTCTAGCAGAACAAGGGCTTCCCTAGAGCTGTGCCTTTTCCATCGGACTGGGAGTCCCCCAAGGCATGGATAGGATGTCTCCCTTTCTCTCAGAATCGGAGCATCCTTAGGTGATGGGTATGCCTCCCACGTCAAGACGACGGGCTCCCTGGGCAGGAATTGTCCTTTTTTCACCAGACTGCAGGTTTCCCTAGAGCAAGGTTCTTTTGCATCAGGTTTGAGGCATCCAGGGCTATGTTTACGGCATCTTTTGCCCCCATACCTGCCCTGGGCTCTCGGAAGGGACCTCTGAGCCTTGTGATGTTGCTACCATCTCTTACTCATCTCATCCCAACCCCATGCCTATGCAGGCCTGGACTTTTCTCAAACCCCCTACCCCGCCTCCCACCTACCCTTCTCCACAGATTTGCAAAGGAGCCAGTGAGGACGAGAGGCTCCAGTGGCACCTCCCTGTGGGAGCTGCCTTCTCCTGGCTGCCCAACCCAGAGAGGAGCTTAGAAGGTAAGGGGAGCCCCATCTAGCACCTTGCACTGACCCAGCATCACCCACCCACTCTGTACAGAGCCTGCCTCCCTCGCATCTTGCTGCTGCTGACCTCTGCCCCTGAACTTGGATTCTTTTTCAGAGGATTGTTTTGAGGTGACCAGAGAGGCCATGCTCCATTTGGGCATTGACACCCCTACCCAGAACAACATCTTTAAGGTCAGAAGAAAAGCCACGCCACTTATGTTTGGCAGAGATGACAGGCAGCCCCTTTCATAGAGCCTTTCCCTGGACATGGAGTTGGTCTTTCCCTGAGGATCTAGGACTTTGGGCCCCTCTATGCTACCTCCAGGGAATCAGTCACCTCTCTGTTCTGCTGAGGCTGGAGACCAGGTGGTGGGGTGGACGGGGCGTAAGGAACAGTGATGTGTACACA containing:
- the MYO19 gene encoding unconventional myosin-XIX isoform X6: MLQQVNGHNLGSDGQAREYLREDLQEFLGGEVLLYKLDDLTRVNPVTLETVLRCLQARYMADTFYTNAGCTLVALNPFKPVPQLYSPELMREYHAAPQPQKLKPHVFTVGEQTYRNVKSLIEPVNQSIVVSGESGAGKTWTSRCLMKFYAVVAASPASWESHKIAERIEQRIPNSNPVMEAFGNACTLRNNNSSRFGKFIQLQLNRAQQMTGAAVQTYLLEKTRVACQASSERNFHIFYQAWTFLKPPTPPPTYPSPQICKGASEDERLQWHLPVGAAFSWLPNPERSLEEDCFEVTREAMLHLGIDTPTQNNIFKVRRKATPLMFGRDDRQPLS
- the MYO19 gene encoding unconventional myosin-XIX isoform X9 gives rise to the protein MLQQVNGHNLGSDGQAREYLREDLQEFLGGEVLLYKLDDLTRVNPVTLETVLRCLQARYMADTFYTNAGCTLVALNPFKPVPQLYSPELMREYHAAPQPQKLKPHVFTVGEQTYRNVKSLIEPVNQSIVVSGESGAGKTWTSRCLMKFYAVVAASPASWESHKIAERIEQRIPNSNPVMEAFGNACTLRNNNSSRFGKFIQLQLNRAQQMTGAAVQTYLLEKTRVACQASSERNFHIFYQICKGASEDERLQWHLPVGAAFSWLPNPERSLEEDCFEVTREAMLHLGIDTPTQNNIFKVRRKATPLMFGRDDRQPLS
- the MYO19 gene encoding unconventional myosin-XIX isoform X5 — translated: MLQQVNGHNLGSDGQAREYLREDLQEFLGGEVLLYKLDDLTRVNPVTLETVLRCLQARYMADTFYTNAGCTLVALNPFKPVPQLYSPELMREYHAAPQPQKLKPHVFTVGEQTYRNVKSLIEPVNQSIVVSGESGAGKTWTSRCLMKFYAVVAASPASWESHKIAERIEQRIPNSNPVMEAFGNACTLRNNNSSRFGKFIQLQLNRAQQMTGAAVQTYLLEKTRVACQASSERNFHIFYQAWTFLKPPTPPPTYPSPQICKGASEDERLQWHLPVGAAFSWLPNPERSLEEDCFEVTREAMLHLGIDTPTQNNIFKVLGQGKGRESWERCSCFLQEGGPL